In Listeria swaminathanii, a single window of DNA contains:
- a CDS encoding PTS sugar transporter subunit IIB, with protein MIQFLRVDHRLLHGQVAVSWFNALDVNTILVANDGVAADDFRKSAIRLAKPEAAKLVMKSIDESIEAINSGVTDKYNMLIVVESVEDAYKLIHGTNGKIPMLNLGGTKQREGTANFSKAVNLTPEEVEKLKELQKEKVDVFMQQVPNEKKVTFEA; from the coding sequence ATGATTCAATTTCTAAGAGTAGACCATCGTTTACTACATGGACAAGTAGCTGTATCTTGGTTTAATGCTTTAGATGTAAATACAATTTTAGTGGCAAATGATGGGGTAGCAGCGGATGATTTTCGTAAGTCGGCAATACGGCTTGCGAAACCAGAGGCAGCAAAACTAGTCATGAAAAGTATCGATGAAAGTATCGAAGCGATTAATTCAGGTGTCACTGATAAATACAACATGCTTATTGTTGTCGAATCGGTTGAAGACGCTTACAAATTAATCCATGGTACGAATGGTAAAATCCCGATGTTAAATCTAGGCGGAACGAAGCAAAGAGAAGGAACAGCCAATTTTTCCAAAGCAGTTAATTTAACACCTGAAGAAGTAGAGAAATTAAAAGAACTTCAAAAAGAAAAAGTAGATGTGTTTATGCAGCAAGTGCCTAACGAGAAAAAAGTAACCTTTGAAGCATAA
- the budA gene encoding acetolactate decarboxylase, translated as MDAVRKNRLFQHSTMAALVGGLFSGTTSFKELLQHGDLGIGTLDQFDGELIILDGEAFQIRSDGQAYKVKPEDTTPYASTTFFEADTSFAVSEPTSKQAVEEKIAELVQGPNVFYAVKMTGNFRYVDTRVVPKQQRPYPPLIEAVKEQPTYHFEYITGTIVGFWTPAYISGIGVSGYHVHFIDDMRKIGGHVFDYEMLEGTVEVAQQTEFELQLPQTTEFLRSDLSTPDMLEQIEAAEN; from the coding sequence ATGGACGCAGTTAGAAAAAATCGATTATTTCAGCATTCTACAATGGCAGCACTTGTTGGTGGACTTTTCAGTGGAACAACGAGTTTCAAAGAATTACTACAACACGGTGACCTTGGCATAGGAACACTTGATCAATTTGATGGCGAGTTAATTATTTTGGACGGAGAAGCTTTCCAAATACGTTCGGACGGGCAAGCGTATAAAGTAAAACCGGAAGATACGACGCCTTATGCAAGCACTACTTTTTTTGAAGCAGATACTTCTTTTGCTGTTTCCGAACCGACATCGAAACAAGCGGTAGAGGAAAAAATCGCGGAATTAGTACAAGGACCGAACGTTTTTTACGCGGTGAAAATGACCGGGAATTTCCGTTATGTGGATACTCGCGTTGTACCAAAACAACAACGACCATATCCACCACTCATTGAAGCGGTGAAAGAACAACCAACCTATCATTTTGAATATATTACGGGTACGATTGTTGGTTTTTGGACACCAGCTTATATTAGCGGTATTGGCGTTTCTGGTTATCATGTGCATTTTATTGATGATATGCGTAAAATTGGTGGTCATGTGTTTGACTACGAAATGCTTGAAGGTACAGTAGAAGTCGCACAACAAACTGAATTCGAATTACAATTACCGCAAACGACCGAATTCCTAAGAAGCGATTTAAGTACACCCGATATGCTAGAACAAATTGAAGCAGCGGAAAATTGA
- a CDS encoding pyrimidine-nucleoside phosphorylase, with the protein MRMVDIISKKRDGKALSTEEIQFFIDGYTNGEIPDYQASALAMAIFFQDMNDQERADLTMAMVGSGDTIDLSAIEGIKVDKHSTGGVGDTTTLVLAPLVAAVGVPVAKMSGRGLGHTGGTIDKLESIEGFHIELDKKDFINLVNRDKVAVIGQSGNLTPADKKMYALRDVTGTVNSIPLIASSIMSKKIAAGADAIVLDVKTGAGAFMKTDEDAENLAHAMVRIGNNVGRNTMAVISDMSQPLGEAIGNALEVKEAIDTLKGQGPEDLTELVLVLGSQMVVLAKKAATLEEARAKLIEVIENGAALEKFKTFLSNQGGDASIVDHPEKLPQAKYQIEVPAKTSGFVSQIVADEIGIAAMILGAGRATKEDEINLAVGLMLRKKVGDAVQEGESLVTIFADQEEVENVKAKIYENIKISDQATAPTLVHKIITE; encoded by the coding sequence ATGAGAATGGTGGATATTATTTCCAAGAAGAGGGACGGCAAAGCTTTATCAACAGAAGAAATTCAGTTTTTCATTGATGGGTATACAAATGGGGAAATTCCAGATTATCAAGCAAGTGCTCTAGCCATGGCAATCTTTTTCCAAGATATGAACGATCAAGAACGCGCGGATTTAACAATGGCAATGGTAGGTTCTGGCGACACGATTGACCTATCCGCAATTGAAGGAATCAAAGTCGACAAACATAGTACTGGTGGTGTTGGTGATACGACGACACTTGTACTTGCTCCGCTTGTAGCCGCAGTAGGCGTTCCCGTTGCAAAAATGTCCGGACGTGGCTTAGGTCATACGGGAGGCACAATTGATAAATTAGAATCCATCGAAGGTTTCCATATCGAACTAGATAAAAAAGATTTCATCAACCTAGTAAACCGCGATAAAGTAGCAGTTATTGGCCAATCAGGTAACCTTACTCCAGCTGATAAAAAAATGTACGCGCTTCGTGATGTAACAGGAACTGTCAACTCCATTCCGCTTATCGCAAGCTCTATCATGAGTAAAAAAATTGCAGCAGGCGCAGACGCAATTGTGCTTGATGTAAAAACCGGCGCGGGCGCATTTATGAAAACCGACGAAGATGCAGAAAACCTAGCGCATGCCATGGTTCGCATCGGCAATAACGTTGGCAGAAATACAATGGCAGTTATTTCCGACATGTCTCAACCACTTGGTGAAGCAATCGGAAACGCTTTAGAAGTAAAAGAAGCTATCGATACATTAAAAGGCCAAGGACCAGAAGACTTAACAGAATTAGTCTTAGTACTCGGCAGCCAAATGGTCGTACTTGCTAAAAAAGCAGCAACATTAGAGGAAGCTCGTGCCAAATTAATCGAAGTAATTGAAAACGGCGCAGCGCTTGAGAAATTCAAAACGTTCCTTTCCAATCAAGGTGGTGACGCAAGCATAGTTGACCATCCGGAAAAACTTCCACAAGCAAAATACCAAATCGAAGTACCAGCTAAAACATCTGGTTTCGTAAGCCAAATCGTTGCCGATGAAATTGGAATCGCTGCAATGATTCTCGGAGCAGGCCGCGCAACCAAAGAAGACGAAATCAATTTGGCAGTAGGCTTAATGTTACGTAAAAAAGTTGGCGATGCAGTCCAAGAAGGCGAGTCACTAGTAACCATTTTTGCGGATCAAGAAGAGGTAGAAAACGTGAAAGCGAAAATCTACGAAAACATCAAAATCTCTGACCAAGCAACTGCACCAACGCTTGTTCATAAAATTATTACAGAATAA
- a CDS encoding PTS system mannose/fructose/sorbose family transporter subunit IID — MKMKSSDVLTKKDLMKVFWRSFTMEWSWNYERQSNLGYGFSMLPALNKIFKNDKDKRISSYQRHLEFYNVTPWLSTFPLGISIAMEEQSAKDKDFDTDSINNIKVALMGPLSGIGDSFFWGTLRVIATGIGTSLALQGNMLGPILFLLIFNIPAILTRYYGLFIGYNIGANFIEKIQKTGLMDKLSYGASVIGLAVVGAMVATMVNINMPMKFGSGDDAVTIQSVFDGIVPGILALGFTFFIFWLDKKGLKAHWILLLIAGIGILGAFTGLLK; from the coding sequence ATGAAGATGAAGAGTTCTGACGTATTAACGAAAAAAGACTTAATGAAAGTTTTTTGGCGCTCGTTCACGATGGAATGGTCATGGAACTACGAACGACAATCCAATCTCGGTTATGGATTTTCCATGCTACCAGCTCTGAACAAAATTTTCAAAAATGATAAAGACAAACGAATTTCTTCTTATCAAAGACATTTAGAATTTTATAACGTAACACCGTGGCTTTCCACTTTTCCGCTCGGGATATCCATTGCGATGGAAGAGCAATCTGCGAAAGATAAAGATTTTGACACAGATTCTATCAATAATATAAAAGTAGCATTAATGGGTCCTCTTAGTGGGATTGGAGATTCGTTCTTCTGGGGAACTTTACGCGTTATCGCTACAGGTATTGGAACTTCCTTAGCGCTACAAGGAAATATGTTAGGGCCGATTTTATTCCTCCTTATTTTCAATATTCCAGCTATTCTGACTCGTTATTATGGGTTATTCATTGGTTATAACATTGGAGCTAACTTTATCGAAAAAATTCAAAAAACTGGATTAATGGATAAACTGTCTTATGGTGCTTCGGTTATCGGTCTGGCTGTTGTTGGTGCGATGGTCGCCACGATGGTAAACATTAATATGCCAATGAAATTTGGTTCTGGTGATGATGCAGTAACGATTCAAAGTGTTTTTGACGGTATCGTCCCAGGAATTCTAGCACTTGGCTTCACCTTCTTTATTTTCTGGTTAGATAAAAAAGGACTAAAAGCACATTGGATTCTTCTATTAATCGCAGGAATTGGGATTTTAGGGGCATTCACAGGTTTATTAAAATAA
- the deoC gene encoding deoxyribose-phosphate aldolase, translated as MTIAKMIDHTALKPDTTKEQILTLTKEAREYGFASVCVNPTWVKLSAEQLAGAESVVCTVIGFPLGANTPEVKAFEVKDAIQNGAKEVDMVINIGALKDKDDELVERDIRAVVDAAKGKALVKVIIETCLLTDEEKVRACEIAVKAGTDFVKTSTGFSTGGATAEDIALMRKTVGPNIGVKASGGVRTKEDVEKMIEAGATRIGASAGVAIVSGEKPAKPDNY; from the coding sequence ATGACAATTGCTAAAATGATCGACCATACTGCTTTAAAACCAGACACAACGAAAGAACAAATTTTAACCCTAACAAAAGAAGCGAGAGAATACGGCTTTGCATCCGTATGTGTGAACCCAACTTGGGTAAAACTATCCGCTGAACAACTTGCTGGAGCAGAATCCGTTGTATGTACCGTTATCGGTTTCCCGCTTGGAGCAAATACGCCAGAAGTGAAAGCATTCGAAGTGAAAGATGCCATCCAAAACGGTGCGAAAGAAGTCGATATGGTTATCAATATCGGTGCACTTAAAGACAAGGATGACGAATTAGTAGAACGCGATATTCGAGCTGTAGTCGATGCTGCCAAAGGAAAAGCATTAGTAAAAGTAATTATCGAAACTTGCCTATTAACAGACGAAGAAAAAGTTCGCGCATGCGAAATCGCTGTAAAAGCAGGAACAGACTTCGTTAAAACATCTACAGGATTTTCAACTGGTGGCGCAACTGCCGAAGATATCGCCTTAATGCGTAAAACAGTTGGACCAAACATCGGCGTAAAAGCATCTGGTGGAGTTCGTACGAAAGAAGATGTAGAAAAAATGATCGAAGCAGGCGCAACTCGTATTGGCGCAAGTGCAGGCGTTGCAATTGTTTCCGGCGAAAAACCAGCTAAACCTGATAATTACTAA
- the ilvA gene encoding threonine ammonia-lyase, producing MELVDLLVTEEDVEKAYDVLKSVVKHTPLEYDFYLSEKYHCNVYLKREDLQRVRSFKLRGAFYAISRLSAEQLEHGVVCASAGNHAQGVAYTCKRMTVPATIFMPTTTPQQKVSQVKFFGGSNVEVVLIGDTFDASATAAKEFAAEHGQTFIPPFDDPDIIAGQGSLAVEMVKDLNKAHEQADYVFAGIGGGGLISGVATYLKAKSPITKIIGVEPAGAPSMTEALKQNQVVTLDKIDKFVDGAAVKEVGSLTFQHAKVLVDEVTTISEGAVCSTILDMYTKQAIVAEPAGALSVAALETYREEIKDKTVVCIVSGGNNDINRMQEIEERSLLHEGLKHYFIVNFSQRPGALKEFVNDVLGPHDDITKFEYTKKVNRGNGPVIIGVLLQDRNDYEGLLDRVAAFDPSYIPINDNQTLYTLLV from the coding sequence ATGGAATTAGTTGACTTATTAGTGACAGAAGAAGATGTCGAAAAGGCCTACGACGTATTAAAATCAGTCGTCAAGCATACACCACTTGAATATGATTTCTATCTTTCGGAAAAATATCATTGCAATGTGTATCTTAAACGCGAAGACTTACAACGAGTTCGTTCGTTTAAATTACGCGGTGCTTTTTACGCTATTTCCAGACTGTCAGCGGAGCAGTTAGAACACGGTGTTGTTTGTGCAAGTGCAGGAAATCATGCGCAAGGAGTCGCTTATACGTGTAAACGCATGACGGTTCCTGCCACGATTTTCATGCCAACAACTACACCACAGCAAAAAGTGTCACAAGTAAAATTTTTCGGCGGTAGTAACGTTGAGGTTGTCTTAATTGGCGACACATTTGATGCGTCCGCAACTGCGGCAAAAGAATTCGCGGCAGAACACGGCCAAACTTTTATCCCACCGTTTGACGATCCTGATATTATCGCTGGGCAAGGTTCGCTCGCTGTGGAGATGGTGAAGGATTTAAATAAAGCACACGAACAAGCGGATTACGTTTTTGCTGGCATTGGTGGTGGTGGTTTAATTAGCGGCGTCGCAACGTATCTCAAAGCGAAAAGTCCTATCACCAAAATTATCGGAGTCGAACCAGCTGGCGCGCCTTCGATGACTGAAGCGTTAAAACAAAACCAAGTCGTAACGCTTGATAAAATCGATAAATTTGTCGATGGCGCTGCGGTGAAAGAAGTTGGGAGCCTGACGTTTCAGCATGCGAAAGTATTAGTTGATGAAGTGACAACTATTTCTGAAGGCGCCGTTTGTTCCACAATTTTGGACATGTATACGAAGCAAGCAATTGTCGCCGAACCAGCTGGTGCTCTTTCTGTTGCTGCACTTGAAACGTATCGGGAGGAAATCAAAGACAAGACGGTGGTTTGTATCGTGAGTGGTGGGAATAATGACATCAACCGCATGCAAGAAATTGAAGAACGCTCCCTACTCCACGAAGGCCTAAAACATTATTTTATCGTTAATTTTTCACAACGTCCTGGTGCTTTGAAGGAATTTGTTAACGATGTGCTCGGTCCGCATGATGATATTACTAAATTCGAATATACGAAAAAGGTAAATCGTGGTAATGGACCAGTTATTATCGGCGTTCTCTTGCAAGATAGAAACGATTATGAAGGCTTACTCGACCGAGTTGCGGCATTTGATCCAAGCTATATTCCGATTAATGACAATCAAACACTCTACACATTACTTGTTTAA
- a CDS encoding substrate-binding domain-containing protein, with amino-acid sequence MAATIREIAEKTGVSITTISQILNGKGERFSDLTREKVLKTAKEMSYKPNFFAKNMIVSHTNTIGMIVPEVTDPFFSQMVKGAEDYLNKEGYMIMLCNSSNDKEREDLYVEELLHRAVDGLIIASPNILLSGVIKRMEEKRSPYILLDRQRNPRQEGNIAIDDFKGGYMATEHLIELGHTNIGIIISDTSFYNVHERYEGYLACMKDYQLPVKDSWIVSGDQTMNGGYIATQKLLQEKLSAIFATNDLMAMGTYRAALEKNLSIPNDLSVIGFDDIELSEYMTPPLTTVRQPIYGIGEIAAELLLKNLQNPSEKLENRLLDISLINRSSTKTIDNK; translated from the coding sequence ATGGCTGCAACCATCCGCGAAATAGCTGAAAAGACAGGCGTTTCAATTACGACGATTTCTCAAATTTTGAATGGTAAAGGGGAACGATTTAGCGACTTAACTCGTGAAAAAGTCCTGAAAACTGCAAAAGAGATGTCTTACAAACCAAACTTTTTCGCAAAAAACATGATTGTTAGCCACACGAATACGATCGGAATGATTGTCCCGGAAGTAACCGATCCTTTTTTCTCGCAAATGGTTAAAGGGGCCGAGGATTACTTGAATAAAGAAGGTTACATGATTATGCTTTGTAACTCTTCTAATGATAAAGAACGAGAAGATTTATACGTTGAAGAATTATTGCACCGGGCTGTCGATGGCTTAATTATCGCCAGCCCTAATATTCTGCTCTCAGGTGTCATCAAACGTATGGAAGAGAAGCGTTCACCGTATATTTTACTTGACCGTCAGCGGAATCCAAGGCAAGAAGGTAATATTGCGATTGATGATTTCAAAGGCGGCTATATGGCGACCGAGCATTTAATTGAACTTGGCCATACGAATATCGGAATCATTATTTCTGATACATCATTTTATAACGTACACGAGCGTTACGAAGGTTACTTGGCGTGTATGAAAGATTATCAACTTCCGGTAAAAGATAGCTGGATTGTTAGCGGGGACCAAACGATGAATGGCGGTTATATCGCCACGCAAAAATTACTTCAAGAAAAGCTGAGTGCCATTTTTGCAACCAATGATTTAATGGCGATGGGAACGTATCGGGCGGCACTTGAAAAAAATCTGAGCATTCCTAACGATCTCAGCGTCATCGGATTTGATGACATCGAACTTTCCGAATATATGACCCCGCCACTTACAACAGTTCGCCAACCAATCTACGGTATCGGTGAAATTGCCGCAGAACTTTTGCTGAAAAACCTGCAAAATCCAAGCGAGAAACTAGAGAACCGTTTACTAGACATTTCTCTAATCAATCGTAGTAGTACAAAAACTATTGACAACAAGTGA
- a CDS encoding PTS sugar transporter subunit IIA: MKAIFVCTHGNAAKELIQSAEMICGKQENTSFVPFEVNESAENLQAKIASEVAKLDLTEGVLFLTDLKGGTPFNVLVRLLGNFDAVELVAGVNIPLLLEAFLSRETLSLKQLANQVAETGRLGIYEYAAPLEEIEEDF; this comes from the coding sequence ATGAAAGCAATTTTTGTTTGTACTCATGGAAACGCCGCAAAAGAACTCATTCAATCTGCGGAAATGATTTGCGGTAAACAAGAAAATACAAGTTTTGTTCCTTTTGAAGTGAATGAATCCGCGGAAAACTTACAGGCGAAAATTGCCAGTGAAGTAGCCAAACTCGATTTAACAGAAGGCGTATTATTTCTAACTGATTTAAAAGGTGGCACTCCGTTTAATGTGCTCGTTCGCTTGCTCGGAAATTTTGATGCAGTAGAACTTGTCGCAGGCGTGAATATTCCGCTTTTATTAGAAGCATTCCTCAGTCGTGAAACGCTATCCTTAAAACAACTTGCGAATCAAGTTGCCGAAACTGGGCGGTTAGGGATTTATGAATACGCCGCGCCGCTTGAAGAAATAGAAGAAGATTTTTAA
- a CDS encoding sugar-binding transcriptional regulator has translation MDKQKEQLSVEVARLYYQSDLGQQEIATRLGVSRPTVSRLLQNAKTKGYVKIEVQDPFSNLTELAGALKEKYQLKNVTVAFSQTNDYSEITKQISQSAAEYLEEIIHDGDILGVSWGTTMYKIAQKLAQLKAEIKIVQLKGGVSHSDVNTYAAETLALFGAACDTAPVSLPLPVVLDNPLAKQMVEADRHIKNIIELGKKANIAIFTVGTVRDEALLFRLGYFSDEEKTRLKEKVVGDICSRFFTIDGEIADEKMDERTIGINLQDLKQKETAILVAGGERKIKAIHGALRGGYANHFITDQFTAKQLLEQNFIN, from the coding sequence ATGGATAAACAAAAAGAACAGCTCAGCGTTGAGGTGGCGAGACTGTACTATCAATCGGATCTCGGTCAGCAAGAAATCGCCACGCGTCTAGGTGTTTCCAGACCGACCGTTTCCAGATTGCTCCAAAACGCGAAAACAAAAGGATACGTCAAAATCGAAGTCCAAGATCCATTTTCTAACCTCACAGAACTGGCCGGCGCTTTAAAAGAAAAGTACCAACTAAAAAACGTCACCGTTGCTTTCAGTCAAACAAATGATTACAGCGAAATCACCAAGCAAATCAGCCAAAGCGCCGCAGAATATTTGGAAGAAATTATCCATGATGGCGATATTCTTGGTGTAAGTTGGGGAACAACGATGTACAAAATCGCTCAAAAACTAGCCCAATTAAAAGCAGAAATAAAAATCGTCCAACTTAAAGGTGGCGTGAGTCATTCTGATGTCAATACGTATGCTGCTGAAACGTTAGCATTATTCGGGGCTGCCTGTGACACAGCTCCGGTATCATTGCCGCTTCCTGTTGTGCTTGATAATCCGCTCGCTAAGCAAATGGTAGAAGCAGATCGCCATATAAAAAACATCATCGAACTCGGTAAAAAAGCCAATATCGCTATTTTTACCGTAGGAACTGTGCGTGATGAAGCCCTGCTTTTCCGCCTAGGCTATTTTTCTGATGAAGAAAAAACACGCTTAAAAGAAAAAGTAGTCGGCGATATTTGTTCACGCTTTTTTACAATCGACGGCGAAATTGCTGACGAAAAAATGGACGAACGAACCATCGGCATCAATTTGCAAGATTTAAAACAAAAAGAAACAGCTATCCTTGTCGCAGGCGGTGAACGAAAAATAAAAGCGATTCACGGCGCGCTTCGTGGCGGTTATGCCAACCATTTTATTACCGACCAATTTACCGCAAAACAGCTACTTGAACAAAATTTCATCAATTAG
- a CDS encoding PTS mannose/fructose/sorbose/N-acetylgalactosamine transporter subunit IIC encodes MEQFGTAILLALAAMLANGEYLFGSSMLSRPLVTCTLAGLIMGDVQMGIIMGATLELAFVGSFSIGASIPPEIISGSILGTAFAISTGESTAVALALGIPIASLVLVVKNLCFIFVLPYFVHKADKYALEGNSRGISRMQLLGGFLSINLPIGIIVATSYLVGSPVIQNVLDAIPAFVITGLGIATGLLPAYGFALLLKLMVNKKNAVFFVFGFALAVYLKVPVTGVAIFAACLALILTGYATLKNDNGPKNTNTEPALANDGGINYEDEEF; translated from the coding sequence ATGGAACAGTTTGGAACAGCGATTTTGCTTGCACTTGCAGCAATGCTTGCAAATGGAGAATATTTATTTGGTTCATCGATGCTATCAAGACCACTTGTAACATGTACACTCGCCGGGCTTATCATGGGGGATGTACAAATGGGGATTATTATGGGGGCAACTTTAGAATTAGCTTTTGTGGGATCATTTTCTATTGGAGCATCAATCCCTCCAGAAATTATTTCAGGAAGTATATTAGGAACTGCCTTCGCGATTTCGACTGGTGAAAGCACAGCCGTAGCGTTAGCGCTTGGGATTCCAATTGCCTCCCTTGTACTTGTTGTTAAAAATCTATGCTTTATTTTCGTATTACCTTACTTTGTTCATAAAGCAGATAAATACGCACTCGAGGGAAATTCACGAGGGATTAGTCGAATGCAGTTACTAGGTGGGTTTTTATCAATCAACTTGCCAATTGGTATTATTGTCGCGACATCCTATTTAGTAGGAAGCCCGGTTATTCAAAACGTACTTGATGCCATCCCAGCTTTCGTTATAACGGGACTTGGAATAGCGACTGGTTTACTGCCAGCATATGGTTTTGCTTTGCTTCTCAAATTGATGGTCAACAAAAAGAATGCGGTATTTTTCGTATTTGGCTTCGCGTTAGCTGTTTACTTAAAAGTTCCTGTAACAGGCGTAGCGATTTTCGCTGCATGTTTAGCGCTAATTTTAACAGGTTATGCAACACTTAAAAATGACAATGGTCCGAAAAATACAAATACAGAGCCAGCACTTGCGAATGATGGAGGTATAAATTATGAAGATGAAGAGTTCTGA
- a CDS encoding SIS domain-containing protein, producing MLKFDEQKVRENMEGALKLRPQINEVVDQIHHRGFSNICWLGIGGTYASAMQAVVHMKEKTALETFYENAAVFLTTGNKRVTKDTLVVISSVTGSTQEVVDAVKKCNEIGATVFGFIDKAETELANLVDHLISYPLNEQLKFFMVADRFMYLAGEFEDYDAFYQEMDQHFAKGIVEVEKAADKFGQEFALKHHQDDIHYFVGAGNQWGATYSYAMCYWEEQHWIKTKSIESHEFFHGMFEIVERDTPVTIYVTEDSQRSLSERVVNFIPQICANYTVIDAKDYDMPGISAKFREALSPFIIHAVNNRIDVHVEKINCHPMEIRRYYRQLDY from the coding sequence GTGCTAAAATTTGATGAACAAAAAGTGAGAGAAAACATGGAAGGGGCGCTTAAATTACGTCCGCAAATTAATGAAGTAGTTGACCAAATACACCACCGTGGTTTTAGTAATATTTGCTGGCTAGGAATTGGCGGAACATATGCATCCGCCATGCAAGCTGTGGTGCATATGAAAGAAAAAACGGCGCTAGAAACTTTTTATGAAAATGCGGCTGTGTTTCTAACGACAGGCAATAAACGTGTCACCAAAGATACACTTGTAGTTATTTCATCGGTAACCGGAAGTACGCAAGAAGTAGTAGATGCTGTGAAAAAATGTAATGAAATTGGTGCGACTGTATTTGGGTTTATTGATAAAGCGGAAACCGAACTTGCTAATTTAGTAGATCACTTAATCTCCTATCCGTTAAATGAACAATTAAAATTCTTTATGGTGGCAGATCGTTTTATGTATTTAGCAGGTGAATTTGAAGATTATGATGCGTTTTATCAAGAAATGGATCAACATTTTGCTAAAGGGATTGTAGAAGTAGAAAAAGCGGCAGATAAATTTGGTCAAGAATTTGCGCTAAAACATCATCAAGACGACATTCATTATTTCGTTGGTGCTGGGAATCAGTGGGGTGCGACCTATTCATACGCAATGTGTTACTGGGAAGAACAGCACTGGATTAAAACGAAATCGATTGAGTCACATGAGTTTTTCCATGGCATGTTTGAAATTGTAGAACGCGATACGCCAGTTACGATTTATGTGACAGAAGATAGCCAGCGCTCATTAAGTGAACGGGTAGTTAATTTCATTCCACAAATTTGCGCCAATTATACAGTCATTGATGCAAAAGATTACGATATGCCGGGTATTTCCGCTAAATTCAGAGAGGCGTTGTCACCATTTATTATCCACGCAGTTAATAATCGTATTGACGTACACGTGGAAAAAATTAACTGTCACCCAATGGAAATCAGAAGATACTATCGTCAGTTAGACTATTAA
- a CDS encoding SIS domain-containing protein: MKNMDYYIRSEQNVYENIIRSRKDLLQKVIQMEKVDYQAIVIFATGSSSNAAFAAQLYMSDKLAIPVYVEEPSTAGNYMLHLNKNTLYIAISQGGHSYSTIHLVKEIERQGGIVFTLTSDLTSPIAKESTRAIDLGMGIEEMPYVTLGYSATILMLNLMALELALLQEKMLEEEYQAEIAELKKITAHLPQVIEKSATWVNEHTQELMEAERVFFIGYGAAYGVAREGETKVTETIRITSFGKELEEYMHGPYIGLSERDYIIFLEPQGLLEDRAEKLKQFLQDHVKKIRTIYADAGGENADDLLLGMRTAELLAPLFMTIPVHLLSFEISKKKGINLEVSAFPEFDKITKSKI; encoded by the coding sequence ATGAAAAACATGGATTATTATATCCGGTCGGAACAAAACGTTTATGAAAATATCATCCGAAGTCGAAAAGATCTTTTACAAAAGGTCATTCAAATGGAGAAAGTGGACTATCAAGCAATTGTTATTTTTGCAACAGGTTCTAGTTCTAATGCGGCATTCGCAGCGCAGTTATATATGTCGGATAAACTCGCTATTCCGGTATATGTGGAAGAACCATCTACTGCAGGAAATTACATGCTTCATTTAAACAAAAACACTTTATACATCGCTATATCACAAGGTGGGCACAGTTACTCCACCATCCATCTCGTAAAAGAAATTGAGCGTCAAGGAGGTATTGTTTTCACTTTAACGAGTGATTTAACTAGCCCGATTGCTAAAGAAAGTACGCGGGCAATTGATCTCGGGATGGGCATAGAAGAGATGCCATATGTCACGCTTGGCTATAGTGCAACCATTCTCATGTTAAATTTAATGGCGCTTGAGCTAGCCCTTTTACAAGAGAAAATGTTGGAAGAAGAGTATCAGGCGGAAATTGCAGAATTGAAAAAAATTACCGCTCATTTACCACAAGTGATAGAGAAATCAGCTACTTGGGTGAACGAGCATACACAGGAATTGATGGAAGCGGAACGAGTTTTCTTCATAGGATACGGCGCTGCTTATGGTGTAGCGCGCGAAGGAGAAACAAAAGTAACAGAAACCATCCGGATTACTTCATTTGGTAAAGAGCTAGAAGAATATATGCATGGACCATATATAGGTTTATCCGAACGAGACTATATTATCTTCCTTGAACCTCAAGGATTACTAGAAGATCGCGCGGAAAAATTAAAACAATTTTTACAAGATCATGTAAAGAAAATCCGGACAATTTATGCGGATGCAGGCGGGGAAAACGCGGATGATTTATTACTTGGTATGCGGACAGCAGAACTTCTGGCGCCGCTATTTATGACTATCCCGGTTCATTTATTATCCTTTGAAATTTCCAAGAAAAAAGGAATTAATTTAGAAGTATCCGCTTTTCCGGAATTTGATAAAATAACAAAATCCAAAATTTAA